In Lacrimispora indolis DSM 755, a genomic segment contains:
- a CDS encoding CdaR family transcriptional regulator, with amino-acid sequence MYQNYLNTENAQKIADGIMKIIPCNINIMDTNGVILASGDKRKLGTLHQGSLTALKRKESYVVYETTSTEQKGISLPIIYNNSILGVIAINGEVEEVMPIGQICLSIAVLMIENRLLSDMTAIKENRLKDFLYEWIGLGQEEYNDAFYDQAAYLGINLKIPRTAVIITSGHIRYSIIDIIKNRLSTDEYIVRQGMDEVLLLFQSGERLKARLEKIMEVSGDLEHCYIGESNIVASRATSSVMQTFHIASALKIRKRILCYHEVALECLLNNIEMTRELDEIIHLLEAQDVDGVLRETISAYVEHNDNYSQICEKLHIHRNTLNYRLAKIEELLNKNPRRAKELILLYIATIKMSSR; translated from the coding sequence ATGTACCAGAATTACTTAAATACAGAAAATGCGCAAAAAATTGCAGATGGGATCATGAAGATCATTCCCTGCAACATCAACATAATGGATACAAACGGGGTGATCCTGGCAAGCGGCGACAAAAGAAAGCTTGGAACCCTTCATCAGGGGTCTTTGACGGCCTTAAAGCGGAAGGAGTCTTACGTGGTGTATGAGACAACTTCCACGGAGCAAAAGGGTATCAGTCTGCCGATCATCTATAACAACAGTATTCTTGGCGTGATTGCTATTAACGGAGAGGTGGAGGAAGTGATGCCAATCGGCCAGATCTGCCTTTCAATTGCGGTTTTGATGATAGAAAACCGGCTGTTAAGTGATATGACGGCGATCAAGGAAAACCGTCTGAAGGATTTTCTTTACGAGTGGATTGGCCTGGGACAGGAAGAATATAACGATGCTTTTTATGATCAGGCCGCCTACTTAGGGATTAATCTGAAGATTCCCAGGACCGCGGTGATCATAACCAGCGGCCACATCCGTTACAGCATCATCGACATCATAAAGAACCGTCTGAGTACGGATGAATATATTGTCCGTCAGGGCATGGACGAGGTGCTGCTCCTCTTTCAATCAGGAGAACGGCTTAAGGCAAGGCTGGAAAAGATTATGGAGGTCAGCGGTGACTTAGAGCACTGTTATATCGGGGAATCCAACATCGTTGCAAGCAGGGCTACCAGTTCCGTGATGCAGACGTTTCACATTGCCAGTGCGCTGAAGATCAGGAAACGGATTCTGTGTTACCATGAGGTGGCATTGGAATGCCTCTTAAATAACATCGAGATGACCAGGGAACTGGATGAAATCATTCATTTGCTGGAAGCGCAGGATGTGGATGGGGTGCTGAGGGAGACCATATCAGCTTATGTGGAACATAATGACAATTATTCTCAGATATGCGAAAAGCTCCACATCCACCGCAATACCCTCAATTACCGGCTGGCCAAAATCGAAGAGCTGTTAAACAAAAACCCCAGGCGGGCAAAGGAGCTGATTCTGCTTTACATCGCCACCATCAAGATGAGCAGCCGATGA